The following DNA comes from Sorex araneus isolate mSorAra2 chromosome 5, mSorAra2.pri, whole genome shotgun sequence.
GTGGAGGCTCTAGCCTATGGATAGAAATCTGCTTAGTGCAGCACCTGCCATTACACAGACCTACTTCATTTTGTTGGCTGTCAGTCAACTACTACAGCCTCATGGCTGTGGACATCTGCAGCTGTCCGGTGCTCCACCCTGCAGCACAGGATAGAGGCTGTGGGTGCGGCTGCACCTGGACCCTGGCTGAGCTGACTGGGTCAGTGTGATGGGAAGGTGGTAGTGAGGGGCCTGGCATCCCCCCTTTTTATTCTACATCCAGCAACCGGAGTAGGCACAGAGCAGGCCCTTCAAGCTCTGGGAGCTTCAGCCCTAATGGGTGGTGTTCAGGACAGGAATTACCCACTGTGGCTCCTTCGTGGGGCTGTTTGCTTCTTACAGCCTCGTGTTACTGGGTAGCTCAGAGTGGAAGGGACCTGTCGCACAACAGATCTGTGCTTCTGTGGTGATATGCACAGCTTAGACATGCATGGGCTGAACTGACTCCCTGGTGGTGGTAGGAAAAGCCAGGCTTCCTGTAGCACTGGTTTCAGTGATGATGTGGTGCCCTGTGTACCCAGCAGGGGGCAGTATGTTCTCAACCCAAGGGGCACTAGCCACTTCCGCCATCTACAGCTGCCGTGGCCCTCTTCTAAGGCCTGTTTTGCTATTGGATCAGATTACTTGCATCTTTGCTGTCTGCCTCTTTTGACAAATGCCTGTGAGCTGCCTGACATAACATCCTTAGTCCTTGTCTCCACACACACCACTCCACGTGAACCATAAGCGTGTGGCTGGGCTTCTCTGTTCGAAGAGTGGTTTTGCATCTCTGAGAAAGCTACTATGAGCATTGGTGCAGTGACTCAGGTTGTCTTCAGTTTTCTGAGGAAATGCCTGGACATGGATTGCAGAGTAACATGTCCCACTGCTAGGCTCTGGGGGCTCCAGTCAGTACTATCTCAGTACTATTCCATTCAGTACTATTTCGTGGGGAACCGTGTGGAGTACCCTCTGTGGCTTCCCTCGGGTCCTTAAGTtggttggggatgggggtgaggtgggCTCTGCAGATGCTGATGGCCCCACCATGCTCCCTGCCCACCTGGTCTTCTGCCCACCGGTGCCTGGTCTTCTGACTGCTGGagtgtcacatccagtgatgtcgGGATACTCCTGAGGACTGTGCCACTAATCATGTCACATACCAGCAGGCACTTCGTGTCAGGGAGTCGTCATCCTGTGACTGGCGCCTCCTCTGTTCTGCCCTGGGCTCACGGTGCTGAGTTCTAGAAGCACCATCTCTAGGGCTCAGCAAGTGTTGGTCTGAAACCTTTAGGGCAGAGGAGCCCACTGCTATTTGAcatcacttatttttctttttcctttggtggTTTGTGGTTGGGCTGCGGCCTCACACATATGTCAggctctctaccactgagccacacccttaACCCCAACATCACTTGTTCAGAAGCCTATTCTCATGGTGTGCTGCTGGCCCTCTGTCCCCCTAACACTGTTGTGTGTGACTGACCTTAGGTTTGATGGTCTGTCGGAACACTCCTTGTGACTGACCTTAGGTCTACTAGGACACTCCTGTGTGATTGATGTTAACTGTCACTGCTCCTAAAACCAGGGAGTATAAACCCCTCTTGATCCCCCACTTTCAGGATTGTTCTTGACTGGTTTAGTTCTCATGCATGTCTACATCCATTTTAAAATGAGCTTGTAAAGATACCAGAAAAGCTGGGAAATTTATTTGTGGactatgcccagcagtgcttgggaaactggtgacaggaaccaaacccagacaCCCTGGATTTAAAGTATTTCTCAGCCCTTTGGCCTCTGCATCCCTGAGACTTAAAAAATATGGCtggggggcctgagcaatagtatggcatgtaaggcacttacttgcatgaggccaaccaggtttgatccctgagcacaaagccagaataaATTCTGAGGATTCAGGGCAAAGTCAATTTCAATTCCAGAAGATGGGGCTGGGATGTGGCTTAAAGGCTTGAAGCACATGCTTGTCATATGTTGACCCCTATGGTTGATGGGTGGCACCATTGttccctctgagcatcactggatatggctctattttttcacttgttttgggggtcacacccagcagtgctcaggacttattccaggctctgtgtctTTTTCCACCCTTTTGTACCAGCCATAGAGGAGAGATGTCTTGATCTTGTCCCTGCAGTCCTAGGAGCAGGGGCTGTTCTGCAGGCTAACAGGGACGCTCCTGGGGATCTTGAGTAGAGATTCTGGACTTGGTCcaaattcttttcttcatttaatgGAATTACCCTGTGATGTTTCTCCTTTGGCTGTCGATGTGCAGAATTATACTGATTGATTTTGAATTAACCTTTACATTCCGGAGATCAATTCCTTGGTCGTGGTGTGCTAAACAAGTTGTCCATAAAGAAATTGTTCTGTGATGTCTGTAGGGTTGTAGTGATAGTCTCTCTCAGTTCagatatggttttttttttctttttgggtcacacccagcaatgcacaggggtcactcctgactcatgtacCCAGGAactactactggcggtgctcgggagaccatatgggatgctgggaatcgaaccctggtcggccatgtgcaaggcaaatgccctacccgctgtgctattgctccagccctgcagataTTGTTTCTTGATCAGTTTTCTATCAAGAAACACCTTTGAGTGCTGTTTTCTGTATGATCCAGGTTTTTGGCCCCTCTTCTGcttacctatttatttttctttttgggtcacacccggtgatgctcagggtttacttctggctctgcactcaagaattactcctgaccatgctcaggggaccatatgggatgctggggatcgaacccgggtcgcccgcgtgcaaggcaaacgccctacccgctgtgctactgctccagcccttattttgggttttgttcttttaaccTTATTAGTGTCATTCTAGCTTCTAGATTATTTGCTGATTTGAGGCCTTTCTACTATAAACAGCCTCTgcaagttttgtttcattttatggaGTTCCAAATATAATTTCCTTTGTCATTTCCTTTTGACCAAGATTAGAAGTCTATTGGCTTACTATCTGGGGAGTTTTCTAAGGCCGTCCCGGGCCCTGCGAGCCAGAACGGGTTGAAGCGCCTGGCGTCCCGCTGACCGGGTCGACGGCCCGAGCCCCGCCTggaacagcccctcccccccggaAGAGTGAAGCCAAATCGCTCGTTCTCACCACACTTCGGGACAAACACGGCGCCCGAGGAGGGCCCGAGGCCTGGTGCGGCAGGCGCGGGTTCCACGGGCCGTGCCGGCGCGCGGAGGGCCCTGAACGCCAAGGAGGGGCGAGCCCGAGAGCGGCGTGAGGCCGGGCACACGCGGCGGCAGGTCGGGGGCGCGCACTGCCCCCAGGGAGCGGCCCCCCGGCTCCAAGAGTCCCCGGTGGCTCAGTCTTGCTCGAAGGTCCCACAGCCGCCCCGCCGTCCGCGAGCGACTCCCGCGGCCGCGCCCTCCCGCCTCCTCTTCCGCGCGGCGGCAcagcccggcccccgcgccccgcctccGCCGGAAGGGCGGGCGTAGCGGCGACGGCGCCGCCCCCGGGCCAGCCAACGGGGAGCCACGGCCCGGCACGTGACGGGGCGGGGCCTCCTCCGGAAGCGCTGAGTCGCCGGAGCGCGTTGGGTGCTTCCGCGCTTGAGGCGGTGGTGGGGCTTCCCGGCTCGGGGGTCTACGCTGCGCCCGGCGGGCCAAGGGGCGTCCCTGAGAgacggcccgccccgccccgccccgcccgccccgccccgcgccccgcccgccccgccccgcccgcgggcCGGCTCTCCCTCCCCCGCGGCGCCCCGCAGGCCCCCGCCGGCTGCCGGGCGCTCCCGGCCATGGCTCAGAGACTGCCCGAGCTGGTGGAGGAGCTCACGACGTCGGGAGAGCCCCAGCTGAACGCGGGCAAAATGCAGGAGCTGAAGAAACTCTGCAAGTAAGTCCGCGCCCTCTCTGCGGGCAGCCCGCGTGCCCGCGTGTGCTCATCCCGTGTGCCTGTGCCCGTGGGTGTGCATAGGTGTGTGCTTCTGGAGGTGCCGTGTGTACTCGTGCATCTGTGCCTATGCCCACGTGTAGTCATGAGTGTGCCTGTGAGGGACGGTGCGCATGTGTGAtcatgtgtgcacttgtgtgaaGCAGGTGCCcacatgtgttcatgtgtatctTTCAGATGGatctttatatgtgtgtgcgtgcctgtgtgagCACACGTGTGTGAGAATACAGGTGGGGCACATGCATGTGAGTACGTGGAAGATGTCAGTTCAAAGCAAGAGTACACCTGTATATGTCATGAATCTGTTCTGGCAGCGTATGTGAGTGGGCATATGTGTGACTAGACCCAGAGGTGTGGACGCATGCTGGTTACAAGAGTGTCTCCCTTCTGGAATGGCTGCAGGTTCTGCACCAACAAACCAGGCTTGCTGGACTCTGACCTGTGCGTGAAGTCAGGAGAGTCAGCGACTGCGCGTGGCGGGTATCGGGGCGTTGATATTTTGATAAAGCATTTGGCTCCAGTCAGGTTTTGCTGCACATTCCCGAAACCTCTGAAACTCTGGTGGTTTAAGGGATTGGTCTGCTGGGGAGAGATGGCAGGGAGGTCAAGTGTGGAAGTAATTTCCAGAAGCTCCCTGAGCTACCCCTTCCCGTAGTTTGGCAATAGTCCACGGGAGTTTTGGAGGCATGGTTTCCCTCCCGGGGGAGGCTGTCTGGAAaacacaatttttacaaattttcttttattgaaatatctttttataaTCCCACTTGGCATTTAGTGaaaataagcaacataaaataagttGCTTTTGGCCTGCTACCTGGGGCAGGCGTGAGGCGTTGtcgggaaaatggggacaatgatggagggaaggtcacagtagtggtggggttggggttggaatgtaataaatgcatcatgaacagctttgtaaaccacagtgtttaaataaaatgggaaaatagaaTAGAATTGTAGAAGTTGTTCCTGGGTTTTGGCCTGTGGGCAGGCTGGGCTCACTGGCTGTGGAGGGAGCTCTTTCATTGACCTGCttgggagggagcaggggaggactGTGATTGCCACTGTTGCCGTCTTCCTGGCCCAGCATTCAGCGGGCTCATCCTTGTCGCAGGTCCTCGGTGGAGCAGCTGGGCCACACCTACCACTTGCTGAAGGCCCAGCTGAGCCAGGAGCACGCCCAGGTCCGCCTCTCCACTTTCCAGGTCATGGAGCAGCTCTTCACCAGGTCGCATCACTTCAGGACACTGCTGGTGTCTGACTTCCAGGAGTTCCTGGAGCTCACTCTGGGCACTGACCACTCACAGCCTCTGCCGCCTCCCCGGGAGGTGGCCCAGCGGCTGCGGCAGGCAGCTCTGCAGGCTGTCAAGGACTGGACAGCCCAGTATGGTGCAGCCTACAAGAAGCTGGACTTGGGTTACCACTTCCTGAGGCACAGCAAGCAGGTGGGCTGCCTGACAGTACAGGGGCAGAGGCACGGGCAGCTGGGAGGATGGAGCAGGTGGGACCGAGGAGCCTGGCCTTCTGTGTGTGGCAGGCGCTGAGCCCTCGAACTGCCTTTCATGGGTGTGAAGTAGCACCCTTTACACTTGCCCACCTGGCACCTGCCGTCAGATAGTGGGAGGTGGGCTGTGGACACCCCCTTTCTGCACTGTCACCTCAGGTCCACTCTCGGCATGGTGGACCCGTGGGGGACTGCAGCCTCCTTTCTCTGAGAATCATGGTGAGCCCACCATGGCCCATGGGGCTAGGTGTCCCTCTGTTTGGCAGTGCTGCTGTGGGGGAGGAGCATGGCCTTCTGGCCTTTTGCTGATACTGGGTGCCTGGCTTGGCTGGCTCAGGGCCTCTCTGGGGCCACAGGATGTGTTTCCTGTGCTGGGCTGTAGCAGCCAGTCCATACTCGGTTCCTCAGGTGGACTTTCAGGATATGGATGCACGGACTCCAGCAGAACGGCGGCGGGACGAGGCGAGGCAGAGGCGCTTGGACCTGATCCACCAGGACCGTGCCCAGCAGGCTGCAGGCCGCATGGAGGGTGAGCCCCGGGACCACCACCACGTGCCCAGCAGGCTGGAGGCTGCATGGAGGGCGAACCCCGGGCCCTCTGCACTGGCTCAGGGCTTCACAGGCATGGCATTGCTCTCAACAGAAATGTCCACGGAGATCCAGTGCTGCCTCACAGAGCTGGACAGCTGCTTTGAGCTTCTGCTGCCCTTTGACCTCACTGAggcctcccacatggcagagaacAAGTTAGAGccgcaggaggaggagcagccgtGTTGCAGCAGGAGCCTGTCAGAAGCAGAGCACCCTCCACCTGGCCCTGGAGCCTCCTCCGAGGATGAGGACAGTGACCAGAATGAGTTTGTGCGGTGCCATGGACTGGGCTCCCACAAGTACACGCTGCAGGTGGACCTATCCTCAGGTGAGGCTGTTGCATCCTACCTCCACTGGCTCTCAGTGACTGGGGGCTGGCGGGAATCTCCAGGTCTGAGGTCCCTGGGAATCTGAACACCCCCTGGTCCTGGAAGGAAAGAATGCTGCAGGTGACTGTATGCAAGGGACCCATGGAACATGAGCTCTGGGGCCTCGGTCAACACTGACCTCATAGGGATTTGGGGCCCTGAGTACCAGATGCCAGCTGGGCACGGGGCCTCAGGATCGGCTCCAGACTCACAGTGATGCTTGTCTGGACAGGAAGGGCACATGTGGGTTACTTGGTCCATCATGTCACGGGATGCCCATGGCTGCTACCCCTCCAGTGACCTGCACTATTTCTAGATGGTCTGAGGGTGCAGGAGGACGAGGACAACGTCGCCATCATCCACTCGGCACGGGATGCGCTAAAGCTCATCCAGAACAAGTTCCTGCCGGCCGTGTGCTCCTGGGTCCAGGTGGGGCAGCGTGCGCAGAGGGTGTCCCCAACAGGGTGAAAAGGCCTGTCCCAGCATGCACATTTGTTGCAGGTCTTCACCCGGGCAGGAGTCCAGGGAGGACCTCTGCAGAAGGCCATCAGCCTGAAGGTGGAGTTGGAGAAGGCCCTGCGGAGGGGCAGGGAATTGGCCATTGAGCCCCTGGGGCCGCGCCAGCACCAGGTAAGTGCCGCTGGGGCTGTCCTGAAAGCAGGAAGGAGTCCAGGGGCTCAGAATGTTCTGCTTCCTTTCTCCTTGTCCAAGGGCTTCCCAGACAGAGGTCCAGAGCTGTGGACTTGGCAAGTGAGATGAACTGTGGTCCCGGGGGGAAAGGGGACGGTCAGTGAGAAGGGTTAGGGGACAGCTTCTAGTTGGGAGGAAACCAGGGTCTGGAGGCAGCAGTGGGCCCAGGTGCCCCTGTGGAGAAGAGCAGGACCTAGTTCATGCGGGCTCCGGGATAGCTCAATAGCGATGTTTTAGATTGCGGGGTGCATACTTCCCGTGTGGAGGCTGTGGACATAAGAGTCCACCCCAAGAAGTTGCAGACACTGTCCTGACCTGAGCAGGGCCCAAATGGCCTGAATGTGGGACCGCGGCCCACCTGTAGAGGTGCAGAGGCTGCTCTCTCTGGCTGTTGTCTGACTGTCCCTTTTCTGTACCTGCAGCCAAGAGCCCGACAGGGGCTGTGGTTCTCTTGGTTGATTTCATTGCGGAGTGTCTGTTCTGGGCGGAGGCAGGGCAGCTGCTGCCTGTGCTGAGAGGTTTCCGCAGAGGCCTCAGGGGAAGGAGCTTTGTCCCTGCCCCACTAAACCACACTGTGGCAGTGTGGCCCCACAGAACCAGCAGAGGGCAGCCTAGCCCTTCTCGCGTGAGCCCTAGTGAGCCGACTTTGAGCGAGTGGGGACAGCCCTAAGGAGGGGCTCTGAGCTGTGCTTCTGTGCTGCCTCTGGGTATGCACGGGTGCGCGGTCCACTTTTTCCATGCAGAAggccccctgctgccctgcagcccacccagctTGTGCTTGCAGAGACCTGTCCGGTGCCTCCAAGGGGAgtgtgacgggggggggggggggggaggggcttgtgAATCACCTCGGGAACCTCTTCAGAGCTGTGTCGGGAGCTGGGCTAGGGAGGGCTGGAGCTGAGGCAGTGTGGCCTGAGCCTGGTAGGCTGGGGTGCCTGGACGGCCCTCTGGATCGGCAGTTCTGTGACCCCGCAGGGCTCTAGTCCAGAGCTAGCACAGAATCCTCAAGGTGTCCTTTTTGACCCCTCGTCCCGTCGCCCAGCTTCCTCCAGAGCCGCCGTCTGAGTACATCTCCACCTGCTTGCTCTGCGTTG
Coding sequences within:
- the UVSSA gene encoding UV-stimulated scaffold protein A encodes the protein MAQRLPELVEELTTSGEPQLNAGKMQELKKLCKSSVEQLGHTYHLLKAQLSQEHAQVRLSTFQVMEQLFTRSHHFRTLLVSDFQEFLELTLGTDHSQPLPPPREVAQRLRQAALQAVKDWTAQYGAAYKKLDLGYHFLRHSKQVDFQDMDARTPAERRRDEARQRRLDLIHQDRAQQAAGRMEEMSTEIQCCLTELDSCFELLLPFDLTEASHMAENKLEPQEEEQPCCSRSLSEAEHPPPGPGASSEDEDSDQNEFVRCHGLGSHKYTLQVDLSSDGLRVQEDEDNVAIIHSARDALKLIQNKFLPAVCSWVQVFTRAGVQGGPLQKAISLKVELEKALRRGRELAIEPLGPRQHQTAATGDTDEDDDDEDFVEVLEKEGYEAHIPDHLWAEYGLEEKSGAQGSAARTRTSREEEEACDPTTAAAQLHHRPRHQPSTPRALGLPPASPQPEEAGKQAEWARAPVVPFGVDLCYWGQEQPSVGKILRADSEHRFWKPSEVEPEVDSATVAETLRTRRITFAGTFEPVQHRCRAPRPDGRLCERQDRLKCPFHGKIIPRDDTGQPLCEEDRVREQQQQLQRQAERPDWKDPAFLRDVEAAIGVDLGSSRCGKGKGKSRKRKHPGLTDLRQQTNTPRARIAKKVFAKAAMQRVVAAMNQMDQKKHEKFANQFNYALK